Proteins from a genomic interval of Desulfomonilaceae bacterium:
- a CDS encoding TusE/DsrC/DsvC family sulfur relay protein gives MGHHGDTKTSDSDTTAVQADIALFDEEGFLLDPDVWNETMAENIARAQGMSELNELHWQVISFLRKYYMSMGKAPLNTELRKGAGLSLTQIERIFPGGIKFGARRIAGLPNPKSC, from the coding sequence TTGGGCCACCACGGGGACACCAAAACAAGTGACAGTGATACAACCGCTGTGCAAGCCGATATCGCCCTGTTTGATGAAGAAGGCTTTTTATTGGATCCTGACGTGTGGAACGAAACGATGGCGGAAAATATCGCACGCGCTCAAGGGATGTCCGAGCTAAATGAACTTCACTGGCAGGTGATTAGCTTCCTGCGAAAATACTATATGTCGATGGGAAAAGCTCCCCTTAACACTGAACTGAGAAAGGGCGCCGGTTTAAGTTTGACGCAAATAGAAAGGATTTTCCCGGGTGGCATCAAGTTCGGCGCTCGTCGCATAGCGGGATTGCCCAACCCTAAGAGCTGCTAA
- a CDS encoding molybdopterin cofactor-binding domain-containing protein yields the protein MKKVELTINGLMYTFYVDDQLVLLDLLRDKLCLTGTKQSCDRKGQCGSCTVLVNAKPTHSCLAKVADLDGADVISIEGLGTPKNPHLIQEAFAIAGAVQCGFCTPGMIISAKALLGSNPDPNTEEIKKALRGNLCRCTGYKKIIDAVKLAGRFLRGETTPNQEHPDSFAGSIGVSRPRPNSLTLACGVAKFSADIRMDGMLELAIVRSPYPHALIKSIDTTEAQMTPGVVGIITAKDIKGSNRLKDDQPLLCDKKIHVLGDAVAIVAAESKTQALAGVEAVKVEYEILHPVMTTEEALAPDSPQVHEGSLNLCYEHPQIKGDADAAMNRASTRVEAEFSTQLIHQAALEPEASVAYMEPDEEDNPKLVVIGRSIYIHHHLMVLQEALGWNNIRYEQAFIGGQFGMKMDITAEGIAAAAALHFRRPARYICSLAESMQITTKRHPFQMKVRLGADKQGKLTAYTIDFIVENGAYTSAGKSVLNRALYMLSGSYDIPNVLAKGQLVYTNNAWGGAARGAGPPQVNFALESAMELLASKLGMDPLEFRLLNSLKPGGSISTGQVIEEWPYPGCLEALRPHYQRAVREAASNKDGRFKRGVGIAGGSFGIGRGGPDRSNVAVELNPDGGLTVYGSIADPGEGNDAMLTQIASHLTAIPPEKIRLIICDTDRTPDSSSASGSRVTYMSGGAMIKAIEGLKATMEEVGATSFDELVAAGKPTRFLGSRVAETTLLDTKTGQGTPFESRVHGVQMAEVEVDTETGAVRIHKITAIVDPGTIINPMIVEGQIEGGVDMGAGMALREHYVHGKTRDWVGLKFPTTRTAFDIDVILLQTPRKKGALGAVGVGEFVLLPTAAAIVTAIQNATGGTRIRDLPATPQRVLESMKSPLD from the coding sequence ATGAAAAAAGTCGAGCTGACCATCAACGGGCTCATGTACACATTCTATGTTGACGACCAATTAGTTCTGTTGGATCTACTGCGTGACAAACTCTGCCTGACTGGAACGAAACAATCTTGTGATCGAAAGGGACAATGCGGATCTTGCACGGTATTAGTGAACGCCAAACCGACGCATTCCTGCCTTGCAAAAGTGGCTGATCTTGACGGGGCCGATGTGATTTCCATAGAGGGGCTTGGCACTCCGAAAAATCCTCATCTGATTCAGGAGGCTTTTGCAATCGCAGGCGCCGTTCAATGCGGATTTTGCACTCCAGGCATGATCATCTCCGCTAAAGCTCTCTTGGGTAGCAATCCAGACCCCAACACAGAGGAAATCAAAAAAGCCCTTCGAGGAAATCTCTGTCGTTGCACGGGGTACAAGAAAATAATTGACGCTGTTAAGCTGGCGGGAAGGTTTCTGAGAGGTGAGACAACCCCAAATCAAGAACACCCCGATTCATTCGCCGGCTCTATCGGAGTTTCGCGCCCAAGACCCAACTCTTTAACGCTCGCATGTGGCGTGGCAAAGTTTTCGGCTGACATCCGAATGGACGGCATGCTCGAGTTGGCGATCGTTCGAAGCCCCTACCCTCACGCTCTGATAAAATCCATCGATACTACTGAAGCGCAAATGACGCCTGGTGTGGTCGGTATTATAACAGCCAAGGATATTAAAGGATCCAACCGACTAAAGGATGATCAGCCTCTATTGTGCGACAAAAAAATTCACGTGTTGGGTGACGCTGTCGCTATAGTTGCGGCTGAGTCTAAAACACAGGCATTGGCCGGCGTCGAAGCGGTGAAGGTAGAATACGAAATACTTCATCCCGTAATGACCACGGAAGAGGCTTTAGCTCCAGACAGCCCCCAAGTGCATGAAGGGTCTCTGAACCTTTGTTACGAACACCCTCAGATTAAAGGGGACGCTGATGCGGCGATGAATCGGGCGTCAACACGTGTAGAGGCTGAATTTTCAACTCAACTCATTCATCAGGCAGCGTTGGAACCGGAAGCGTCGGTGGCGTACATGGAGCCGGATGAGGAGGACAATCCGAAGCTGGTCGTAATCGGACGCAGTATCTATATTCACCATCATCTGATGGTTTTACAAGAGGCGTTGGGCTGGAACAACATACGTTATGAACAGGCTTTTATCGGCGGTCAATTTGGCATGAAAATGGATATTACCGCTGAAGGAATTGCAGCCGCAGCAGCCCTCCACTTTCGACGTCCTGCCCGCTATATTTGTAGCCTTGCAGAGTCCATGCAAATAACTACAAAAAGACATCCATTCCAGATGAAAGTCCGACTCGGGGCGGACAAACAAGGCAAGCTTACCGCATATACCATAGACTTCATAGTTGAAAACGGAGCATATACGTCCGCAGGGAAATCGGTGCTAAACCGTGCTTTGTATATGCTAAGCGGATCATACGATATTCCAAATGTCCTAGCCAAAGGCCAGTTGGTGTATACGAACAACGCATGGGGGGGCGCTGCCAGAGGAGCCGGACCACCTCAAGTTAACTTTGCGCTCGAATCCGCCATGGAACTCCTGGCCTCCAAATTGGGAATGGACCCTCTGGAATTCCGTCTTTTAAACTCCCTCAAACCGGGGGGATCAATCTCTACTGGCCAGGTTATCGAGGAGTGGCCTTATCCTGGATGCCTTGAAGCTCTCAGACCCCATTATCAAAGAGCTGTTCGAGAAGCGGCATCTAATAAAGATGGCCGGTTCAAACGTGGCGTCGGAATAGCCGGAGGTAGCTTCGGTATAGGCAGAGGAGGACCAGACAGATCCAATGTCGCAGTGGAACTCAACCCAGATGGTGGACTAACAGTCTATGGCTCTATCGCAGATCCAGGTGAAGGCAATGACGCGATGCTCACCCAGATAGCCTCTCACCTCACAGCTATTCCTCCAGAGAAAATTCGCCTGATCATCTGTGATACTGACAGGACCCCCGATTCCAGTTCAGCGTCCGGTAGTCGTGTAACTTATATGAGTGGGGGAGCCATGATAAAAGCCATAGAAGGCCTCAAAGCCACGATGGAGGAAGTTGGAGCCACATCGTTCGACGAACTTGTGGCCGCAGGTAAACCCACTCGATTCTTGGGATCTAGAGTAGCGGAAACAACCCTTCTGGACACTAAAACGGGCCAGGGGACGCCTTTCGAATCGCGTGTCCATGGTGTTCAAATGGCCGAAGTTGAGGTTGATACCGAAACAGGAGCGGTTAGGATTCACAAGATAACGGCTATCGTCGACCCTGGAACCATTATCAACCCCATGATTGTAGAAGGTCAAATAGAAGGCGGTGTAGATATGGGCGCGGGGATGGCTCTTCGTGAACATTACGTACACGGAAAAACCCGTGACTGGGTGGGCCTCAAGTTCCCCACAACCAGAACGGCTTTTGATATCGATGTGATATTGCTTCAGACCCCTCGAAAAAAAGGCGCATTGGGCGCCGTAGGTGTGGGAGAGTTTGTCCTGTTGCCTACCGCCGCAGCAATAGTCACGGCTATTCAGAATGCTACCGGAGGAACCCGTATACGGGATCTGCCGGCTACGCCGCAACGGGTCTTGGAATCCATGAAGTCCCCATTGGATTAG
- a CDS encoding aminotransferase class V-fold PLP-dependent enzyme, which produces MSSCPETIYLDNAATTFPKPPDVIRSMLEGYECLGVSPGRGGYDLAVRAEEFVAGVRRQVSDFFGGHDPNRVVFSYNATDALNTIIFGLVEPGCHVISSRLEHNSVLRPLYHLREKNLITLELLPFDSSGFVNPQDVEKAIRHETGLVILTHASNVLGTIQPVESIGLICHEKNVPFVIDASQSAGIIPIDMKAWRLDAIAFTGHKSLLGPTGIGGLVIRDGLDVRASRFGGTGVDSDSPAHTDEYPQHLEPGTINMLGVIGLSAGMRHITELGLQNIYEREMDLLRKLRDGLTCFKRVRLYCADNLTNHLPLLTLNVDGISAADLGSILDGDFNIAVRTGLHCAPLVHQDLGVSPNGGVRFSIGPSNTHEDIDAVLDAFGAILESSVTSS; this is translated from the coding sequence ATGTCTTCCTGTCCCGAGACAATTTATTTGGATAACGCAGCCACCACATTCCCAAAACCTCCCGATGTTATTCGATCGATGTTGGAAGGTTACGAGTGTTTGGGTGTTTCACCGGGCAGAGGTGGTTATGATCTGGCTGTTCGAGCCGAAGAATTTGTCGCCGGTGTGAGACGACAAGTTAGCGACTTCTTCGGGGGTCATGATCCGAATAGAGTGGTTTTTTCCTACAACGCCACAGACGCTCTTAATACTATCATCTTCGGCTTGGTCGAACCCGGATGCCATGTTATCAGCTCCAGACTGGAGCATAATTCGGTACTGAGGCCTCTTTATCACCTCAGGGAAAAGAACCTTATCACTTTAGAACTCCTTCCGTTTGATTCCAGTGGCTTTGTCAATCCTCAAGACGTGGAAAAAGCGATCAGACATGAAACCGGACTTGTCATACTCACCCACGCTTCAAATGTCCTGGGTACAATTCAGCCTGTAGAGTCAATCGGCCTCATTTGCCATGAAAAAAATGTTCCATTTGTTATTGACGCATCCCAAAGCGCAGGGATCATTCCTATAGATATGAAGGCATGGCGCCTGGACGCCATAGCGTTCACAGGCCATAAGTCTTTGTTGGGCCCGACTGGAATAGGCGGACTGGTCATTCGTGACGGTTTAGACGTTCGGGCCAGCCGTTTCGGAGGGACCGGCGTCGATTCAGACAGTCCGGCGCATACAGACGAATACCCTCAACATCTGGAACCCGGCACCATTAACATGCTCGGTGTCATAGGGCTTTCCGCCGGCATGCGGCATATCACAGAGCTAGGCCTTCAAAATATTTATGAACGCGAGATGGATCTATTAAGGAAGCTTCGTGATGGACTTACCTGCTTCAAACGTGTCCGACTTTATTGCGCTGATAATTTGACCAACCATCTTCCGCTCCTGACGCTTAATGTCGATGGCATTAGCGCTGCTGATTTAGGCTCTATCCTGGATGGGGATTTTAACATTGCGGTACGAACCGGCCTGCATTGCGCCCCGCTAGTACACCAAGACCTCGGCGTAAGTCCCAACGGCGGTGT